A stretch of [Clostridium] innocuum DNA encodes these proteins:
- a CDS encoding tyrosine-type recombinase/integrase, translated as MNYILTKEIVDRYLQECSIAKELNSHTLKAYQIDLKQFLCFMEPYAYDVQKESLHAYILHLHKTYQKPKTIKRKIASINALFSYLVFHDLMEINPMSRLRTSFREPRLLPRTIPYTHLSSIFNRIYDEMKNCKTSYQRKVCVRNAAVMELLFSTGMRVSELCHVRDEEINLREQYVRIYGKGSKERILQIGNPDVLKILYSYRSMFQKEIETSGFFFINKLGNPLSEQSVRLLIARYEKALKIPQHLTPHMFRHTFATQLLEEDVDIRYIQHILGHSSITTTQIYTHISSNKQKEILYHKNPRNFINQS; from the coding sequence ATGAACTATATCTTAACCAAAGAAATTGTAGACCGGTATCTGCAGGAATGCAGTATCGCAAAAGAGCTGAACTCCCACACACTGAAGGCCTATCAGATCGATCTGAAGCAGTTTTTATGTTTCATGGAACCCTATGCATACGATGTACAAAAGGAATCTCTGCATGCCTATATTCTGCATCTGCACAAGACATATCAGAAACCAAAAACTATAAAACGCAAGATTGCCAGCATCAATGCCCTGTTCTCCTATCTTGTTTTTCATGATCTGATGGAAATCAATCCCATGAGCCGTCTGCGCACCTCCTTTCGGGAACCCCGGCTGCTGCCCAGAACCATACCGTACACACACCTTTCCTCCATCTTCAACCGCATTTATGATGAGATGAAGAACTGCAAGACCAGCTACCAGCGCAAGGTATGTGTCCGCAATGCCGCCGTCATGGAGCTTCTCTTTTCCACCGGCATGAGAGTCTCCGAGCTCTGCCATGTCAGGGATGAAGAAATCAACCTGCGTGAGCAGTATGTCCGCATTTATGGAAAAGGATCAAAGGAGCGCATCCTGCAAATCGGCAATCCGGACGTGTTGAAAATTCTCTATTCCTACCGCTCCATGTTTCAAAAAGAAATCGAAACCAGCGGCTTCTTCTTCATCAACAAGCTCGGCAACCCGCTCTCCGAGCAATCTGTGCGCCTGTTGATTGCCCGCTATGAGAAAGCACTGAAAATCCCCCAGCATCTGACGCCCCATATGTTTCGCCATACCTTCGCTACACAGCTGTTGGAGGAAGACGTGGACATCCGCTACATTCAGCATATCCTTGGACACAGCTCCATCACTACCACGCAGATCTACACCCACATCAGCTCCAACAAGCAAAAAGAAATCCTGTACCATAAAAATCCAAGAAATTTCATAAACCAGAGCTGA
- a CDS encoding DEAD/DEAH box helicase encodes MRLTVDDIKRQTKSETKLIKARKVQQENLIKKIYIAKTQSEYHVEARMETLSGKFYATLQFTLNAESDVDYYFCSCKRTKICEHLLAVLYQIHDLQPEKFPYSYERKEEEIAVQPAAQLPLLQQSPSPVKKEKQRISAEKEAVPVKKGRLQMEILKEHQNIEAMVKENTRRRELMKQFATSSHILQESKVYYQELQNREHVEKVHLFVEAEVTDQQHMYIALKIGDRKWYTISSLADFFERLAQQTYAQYGMSLAFTHSINRFDEDSQDLIRFLKNCFYEGKTLVSNPSVMEIPPLYMDEFYELLGRLPQRYRNIQMKDKRQLLDIRVKSEEDFVLLTFRNWSLLKSGIRGRHHLYRMQDDTLYRYRFDEQGKCLELIDSLSEQQLYVRNEQFADFYKYVLSEIRDYANMYGIAKYAYTLEPIGLELYGDIDELGRVYFQLDVLYEDERIPGFQDEQEYLPLRQEIVENFIRQYADIIQPKEHCALFHDVSETLLEFMRDGLPFLSGYCEIFVSDVLKNMNKKHVVNLHAGLRLAGNLLEIDLHSRDIHKEELLDVLRAYRRKKHFYRLKNGKLLNLKSDQLEELDTMMQEFHIEDEQLQQNCIQLPGYRLFMLDAFTKGSDSIAFHKEDVLQNILNSFQQISTQDIEIPQRYNELLRDYQKDGFRWLKLMHQYGFGGILADDMGLGKTLQVIAFLESEKQAGRTSIVVVPSSVLYNWEDEVRKFASDLRVCCITGSQAKREELIRSSMDMDLLITSYDYLKRDIGYYESRTFFYKILDEAQYIKNQRTMNATSTKRLKSHHALALTGTPIENSLAELWSIFDFLMPGYLFDYRYFSHHFEKDIVLGKHKEKQEQLKKMVQPFILRRVKKEVLSELPEKTETTLSIAFDEAEETMYMANLAQVNKELQQELDLVKTNRFQVLGMLMRLRQICCDPRLVYEEVSQPSSKLKACMELVSSLVENDKSVLLFSNFTSMLDLIQVELQHLHIPYFRMDGSTGKEERRELVQKFQDKEKKVFLISLKSGGTGINLTAAEAVIHYDPWWNVSAENQASDRAYRIGQNSRVQVYKLIMRNTVEERIQHLQQMKKELADIFVEENETNIMRMDKDQILELLKVNG; translated from the coding sequence GTGAGATTAACGGTAGATGATATTAAGCGACAGACAAAAAGTGAAACAAAGCTGATCAAGGCCAGAAAGGTTCAACAAGAAAACCTGATCAAAAAAATATATATAGCAAAAACGCAGAGTGAGTACCACGTAGAGGCACGGATGGAAACATTGAGTGGCAAGTTTTATGCGACACTGCAGTTTACATTAAATGCGGAGAGTGATGTGGATTATTATTTCTGCAGCTGCAAGCGAACAAAAATATGTGAGCATCTGCTTGCCGTACTGTATCAGATTCATGATCTGCAGCCGGAGAAGTTTCCATATTCCTATGAACGGAAAGAGGAAGAAATCGCCGTACAGCCAGCTGCACAACTTCCGTTACTTCAGCAGAGTCCGTCACCTGTTAAGAAAGAGAAGCAGAGGATTTCTGCAGAAAAGGAAGCAGTACCTGTAAAAAAGGGCAGATTGCAGATGGAAATTTTGAAGGAGCATCAGAACATCGAGGCGATGGTGAAGGAGAATACCCGCCGCAGAGAGCTGATGAAGCAGTTTGCGACCTCCAGTCATATTCTGCAGGAGAGCAAGGTCTATTATCAGGAGCTGCAAAACCGTGAGCATGTGGAAAAGGTGCATCTGTTTGTGGAAGCTGAGGTCACTGACCAGCAGCATATGTATATCGCACTGAAAATCGGAGACCGGAAATGGTATACCATCAGCAGTCTTGCGGATTTCTTTGAGCGTCTTGCCCAGCAGACCTACGCACAATATGGTATGTCTCTGGCGTTCACCCATTCGATAAACCGCTTTGATGAAGACAGCCAGGATCTGATCCGCTTTCTGAAAAACTGCTTTTATGAGGGAAAGACGCTGGTATCCAATCCGAGTGTTATGGAAATTCCTCCGCTGTATATGGATGAGTTTTATGAGCTGCTGGGGCGCCTTCCACAGCGCTATCGCAACATTCAGATGAAGGATAAACGACAGCTGCTGGACATCCGCGTAAAGAGTGAGGAGGATTTTGTACTGCTTACCTTCCGCAACTGGTCGCTGCTGAAAAGCGGTATTCGGGGACGGCATCACTTGTACCGCATGCAGGATGATACGCTGTACCGCTATCGCTTTGATGAACAGGGGAAGTGTTTGGAGCTGATCGATTCCCTGAGTGAGCAGCAGCTGTATGTGCGCAATGAGCAGTTTGCGGATTTCTATAAATATGTTCTAAGTGAAATCCGTGATTATGCGAATATGTATGGAATCGCGAAGTATGCCTATACGCTGGAGCCGATCGGACTGGAGCTGTATGGGGATATTGATGAGCTGGGAAGGGTGTATTTTCAGCTGGATGTTCTGTATGAGGATGAACGGATACCGGGCTTTCAGGATGAGCAGGAATATCTGCCGCTGCGCCAGGAGATCGTTGAAAATTTCATAAGGCAGTATGCGGATATCATACAGCCGAAGGAGCATTGTGCGCTGTTTCATGATGTGAGTGAAACCCTGCTGGAGTTCATGCGGGACGGCCTTCCGTTTCTGTCGGGATATTGTGAGATTTTTGTCAGTGATGTATTGAAGAATATGAATAAGAAGCATGTGGTTAATCTGCATGCAGGGCTTCGCCTTGCGGGTAACCTTCTGGAAATCGATTTACACAGCCGCGATATTCATAAGGAGGAGCTGCTGGATGTGCTGCGCGCCTACCGTAGGAAAAAGCATTTTTATCGGTTGAAAAACGGGAAGCTGCTGAATCTGAAGAGTGATCAGCTGGAGGAACTGGATACGATGATGCAGGAGTTTCATATCGAGGATGAACAGCTGCAGCAGAACTGCATACAGCTGCCGGGATATCGTCTGTTCATGCTGGATGCATTCACAAAGGGAAGTGACTCCATTGCCTTCCATAAAGAGGATGTCTTACAGAATATACTGAACTCCTTTCAGCAGATCAGTACACAGGATATTGAAATACCACAGCGCTATAATGAGCTTTTACGTGATTATCAGAAGGATGGCTTTCGCTGGCTGAAGCTGATGCACCAGTATGGCTTCGGAGGTATTCTGGCGGATGATATGGGTCTTGGAAAAACGTTGCAGGTCATTGCCTTTCTGGAAAGCGAAAAGCAGGCAGGCCGCACCAGCATTGTCGTTGTGCCGAGCAGTGTGCTGTATAACTGGGAGGATGAGGTGCGTAAATTTGCAAGTGATTTAAGGGTTTGCTGTATCACAGGCTCTCAGGCAAAGCGGGAGGAGCTGATCCGCAGCAGTATGGATATGGATCTGCTGATTACCTCCTATGATTATCTGAAGAGGGATATCGGCTATTATGAAAGCCGGACGTTCTTCTATAAGATTCTGGATGAGGCACAGTATATCAAAAACCAGCGGACGATGAATGCGACGAGCACGAAGCGTCTGAAGAGCCATCATGCACTGGCTCTGACAGGTACACCTATTGAAAATTCACTGGCTGAGCTGTGGAGTATTTTTGACTTTCTGATGCCGGGCTACCTGTTTGATTACCGCTATTTCTCCCATCATTTCGAGAAGGATATCGTTCTTGGAAAGCATAAGGAGAAGCAGGAGCAGCTGAAGAAAATGGTACAGCCGTTCATTCTGCGAAGAGTGAAGAAGGAGGTGCTGAGTGAGCTGCCTGAAAAGACGGAGACAACGCTCAGTATCGCCTTTGATGAGGCAGAGGAAACAATGTATATGGCGAATCTTGCACAGGTCAACAAAGAGCTGCAGCAGGAGCTTGATCTGGTGAAGACCAATCGGTTCCAGGTTTTGGGAATGCTGATGCGCTTACGGCAGATTTGCTGTGACCCGCGTCTTGTGTATGAGGAGGTATCGCAGCCTTCCAGTAAGCTGAAGGCCTGCATGGAGCTGGTGAGCTCTCTTGTGGAGAATGATAAGTCCGTGCTGCTGTTTTCCAATTTTACCTCCATGCTGGATTTGATTCAGGTTGAGCTCCAGCATCTGCATATACCGTATTTCCGAATGGATGGAAGTACCGGTAAGGAGGAGCGACGGGAGCTTGTGCAGAAGTTTCAGGATAAGGAAAAGAAGGTGTTCCTTATTTCACTGAAGTCCGGGGGTACCGGTATCAATCTGACAGCTGCGGAGGCAGTGATTCATTATGATCCCTGGTGGAATGTTTCAGCGGAGAATCAGGCAAGTGATCGGGCATATCGCATCGGTCAGAATTCCCGCGTGCAGGTGTATAAGCTGATTATGCGCAATACCGTGGAGGAGCGTATTCAGCATTTACAGCAGATGAAAAAGGAGCTTGCGGATATTTTCGTGGAAGAGAATGAGACGAATATCATGAGGATGGATAAGGATCAGATTCTGGAGCTGCTGAAGGTGAATGGCTGA
- a CDS encoding sporulation protein — MMDTLTKELYEEVTNLLHDMGTPAHIKGHYYLRSAILEVYDHPELLKNMMNGLYATIAEAYDTTPSCVERSIRNAVEATLDRGDVDFLYSVFRNTISKNKGKPTNREFIMMVVDVLRVRHM; from the coding sequence ATGATGGATACATTGACAAAGGAATTATACGAAGAGGTTACAAATCTTTTGCATGACATGGGAACACCCGCACACATCAAAGGGCACTATTATCTGCGCAGCGCTATCCTGGAAGTTTATGATCATCCGGAGCTATTAAAGAATATGATGAATGGCCTATATGCAACGATAGCTGAGGCTTATGATACAACGCCTTCCTGTGTGGAGCGCAGTATCCGCAATGCCGTAGAGGCAACGCTGGATCGCGGGGATGTGGACTTTCTGTATTCCGTGTTCCGTAATACGATCAGTAAGAATAAAGGTAAGCCGACCAACCGGGAATTTATTATGATGGTTGTGGATGTCCTGCGGGTTCGGCATATGTAG
- the gndA gene encoding NADP-dependent phosphogluconate dehydrogenase, whose product MNNIGVYGLGVMGQSLARNIMQHGFSVSVYNIETEITKQFTQKYPKLFGYESLEAFVNSLEKPRKIILIVTAGRVVDSVIASLKPLLAKGDILIDCGNSYYEDTQRRMQSLQQDGFYLIGSGVSGGEKGALHGPSIMPSGEYRAYCEIADIFTAIAAKNEDGTACCTYIGKEGSGHFVKMVHNGIEYADMQLLAELYAILKRLYPKDRAAVQKAFHQLNQHNLASYLLDITEDILQKKEQEEWLLDKVLDVAKQKGTGKWTACVSLEYGVPVPSLIEAVEARFLSSMKAQRLQAEQCYAGTQDEETSNEQLAADLCKAVLLAKTSIYAQGFSLIAAVNAQCGYHIDTKQLAVIWQNGCIIKSEFLKDIYQAYDKDANLTNLLVSDQFTEYVKQGREDLQRIISFALQKGLYIPVLCSAMNYVNGYTTASLETNLIQAQRDCFGAHTYERVDQAGVFHSDWLK is encoded by the coding sequence ATGAATAATATCGGAGTATACGGACTGGGCGTCATGGGACAGTCGCTGGCACGCAATATCATGCAGCACGGCTTCTCTGTATCTGTATACAATATAGAAACAGAAATCACAAAGCAGTTTACACAGAAATATCCGAAGCTTTTCGGATATGAGTCACTGGAAGCCTTTGTCAACAGCCTTGAAAAACCGCGTAAAATCATCCTAATAGTAACGGCAGGACGTGTGGTGGACAGTGTCATTGCATCCTTGAAGCCGCTGCTTGCGAAAGGGGATATACTGATTGACTGTGGGAATTCCTATTATGAGGATACACAGCGCAGAATGCAGTCCCTGCAGCAGGATGGATTTTATCTGATAGGAAGCGGTGTTTCCGGTGGAGAAAAGGGAGCCTTGCATGGTCCCAGCATCATGCCCTCCGGAGAATACAGGGCCTATTGCGAAATTGCGGACATCTTTACTGCAATCGCTGCCAAAAATGAAGACGGCACAGCCTGCTGTACCTATATCGGAAAAGAAGGCTCCGGCCATTTTGTGAAGATGGTGCATAATGGTATTGAATATGCCGATATGCAGCTGCTTGCGGAGCTTTATGCAATCCTGAAAAGGCTGTATCCAAAGGATCGTGCCGCTGTGCAAAAGGCATTTCATCAGCTGAATCAGCATAATCTTGCCTCGTATCTTCTGGATATCACAGAGGATATCCTGCAAAAAAAGGAACAGGAGGAATGGCTGCTTGACAAGGTGCTGGATGTCGCAAAGCAGAAGGGAACCGGAAAATGGACAGCATGTGTTTCTCTGGAATACGGTGTTCCTGTGCCAAGCCTTATAGAGGCGGTGGAAGCAAGATTTCTTTCCTCCATGAAAGCCCAACGGCTACAGGCGGAACAGTGCTATGCAGGTACACAGGATGAAGAAACCAGCAATGAGCAGCTGGCTGCTGATCTGTGTAAGGCGGTGCTGCTGGCAAAAACGAGCATCTATGCACAGGGCTTTTCCCTCATAGCTGCCGTGAATGCGCAATGCGGCTACCATATTGATACCAAGCAGCTCGCGGTGATATGGCAGAATGGCTGTATTATCAAATCAGAGTTCTTAAAGGATATATATCAGGCCTATGACAAGGATGCAAACCTTACAAATCTGCTTGTATCCGATCAGTTTACAGAGTATGTGAAACAGGGCAGAGAGGATTTACAGCGCATCATCAGCTTCGCTCTGCAAAAGGGCTTGTATATACCGGTTTTATGCAGTGCGATGAATTATGTCAATGGCTACACCACGGCAAGTCTGGAAACGAATCTGATACAGGCACAGCGGGACTGCTTTGGTGCACACACCTATGAGCGTGTGGATCAGGCAGGGGTGTTCCACAGTGACTGGCTAAAGTAA
- a CDS encoding M20 family metallopeptidase codes for MEILKKKVNLFIDEHFDHLWKLASYIHANPEIAFEEKKAAHALSSYLQEQGFAVKTGIAGLDTAFQAVFKKGNGPRIAVFAEYDALKGLGHACGHNLIATSALGCAAAVKQVLESSELEGSIEVYGTPAEEDGGGKIIMLKQGVFDGLDAVFLMHPTSAMARIGGECASFTDFEIEYFGKSAHAESHPENGINALDAANLFYQAVGLARQQLRDSIHICCILAESEWDIGRIPDYARLEVEISTMRAKDIETTKQKIINIAEGMALASGCRVSYKEIPGYYGRMPNAVLAELCREEMLALGEPMMEGMPSDAGGEDLGNVSRVIPACNLYMTLLPEKKISGHTDQFRELAISDAGKHCLDISSKAMANSILTLYQNPKLLKQAKEELKRRQEEEARYE; via the coding sequence ATGGAAATATTAAAAAAAAAGGTTAATTTATTTATAGATGAACACTTTGATCATCTATGGAAGCTGGCCTCCTATATCCATGCAAATCCTGAAATCGCCTTTGAAGAGAAGAAAGCTGCACATGCGCTTTCTTCTTATCTGCAGGAGCAGGGATTTGCTGTGAAGACGGGAATCGCCGGTTTGGATACGGCCTTTCAGGCTGTATTCAAAAAAGGAAACGGTCCAAGAATTGCCGTATTTGCGGAATACGATGCATTAAAGGGACTGGGGCATGCCTGCGGTCATAACCTGATCGCAACCAGTGCGCTAGGCTGTGCAGCCGCAGTAAAGCAGGTTCTGGAAAGCAGTGAGCTGGAAGGTAGCATCGAGGTATATGGAACTCCTGCCGAGGAAGATGGCGGAGGAAAGATCATCATGCTTAAGCAGGGTGTATTTGACGGTTTGGATGCTGTTTTTCTGATGCATCCGACAAGTGCCATGGCAAGAATCGGCGGAGAATGTGCTTCCTTTACCGACTTTGAAATAGAGTACTTCGGTAAGAGTGCACACGCAGAATCCCATCCGGAAAATGGCATCAATGCACTGGATGCGGCGAATCTGTTTTATCAGGCAGTGGGACTTGCCCGGCAGCAGCTGCGTGATTCTATTCATATCTGCTGTATCCTAGCGGAAAGTGAATGGGATATCGGACGCATCCCGGATTATGCAAGGCTGGAGGTGGAAATATCCACCATGCGGGCAAAGGATATCGAAACCACCAAACAGAAAATCATAAACATTGCAGAAGGCATGGCACTGGCCAGCGGCTGCAGGGTAAGCTATAAGGAAATACCGGGATATTACGGGCGTATGCCGAATGCGGTGCTCGCTGAGCTGTGCAGAGAGGAAATGCTGGCCCTTGGGGAGCCCATGATGGAGGGAATGCCGAGTGATGCGGGTGGAGAGGATCTGGGAAATGTTTCCCGTGTGATTCCCGCATGCAATCTCTATATGACACTGCTTCCGGAAAAGAAGATATCCGGCCATACCGATCAGTTTCGCGAGCTCGCAATATCCGATGCCGGCAAACACTGTCTTGATATTTCCAGCAAGGCAATGGCAAACAGTATTCTGACGCTGTATCAGAACCCGAAGCTGCTCAAGCAGGCCAAGGAGGAATTAAAGCGCCGTCAGGAAGAGGAGGCTCGCTATGAATAA
- a CDS encoding PTS system mannose/fructose/sorbose family transporter subunit IID: MTAAVKESKITKKELFRAYNKWYWLCEVSHCYDRLQSLSFCASIQNTLRKLYPNDEEYQEALLRHLQFFNTEGTIGSVIHGITMSLEEEKAANKEISGEMIIALKTGLMGPVAGIGDTLIWGTLKPICLALATTMALSNNLIGAFFVLLFPLAGYFIGYYMCRLGYSLGRNAISKLIQSGLMNRIIDACSILGLMMMGALSASFVSLTTTAGFKLENSDPILLQNILDGIMPGLLPFAVITGIYFYMKKKGTKYGGILIGIIIASLILSFFDIV, from the coding sequence ATGACAGCAGCAGTTAAGGAATCAAAGATTACAAAAAAAGAATTATTCAGAGCTTATAATAAATGGTATTGGCTGTGTGAAGTTTCACATTGCTATGATCGACTGCAGTCATTATCTTTCTGTGCCAGTATTCAAAATACATTACGGAAGCTATATCCAAATGATGAGGAGTATCAGGAGGCACTGCTTCGCCATTTGCAATTCTTCAATACGGAGGGAACTATAGGTTCTGTAATTCATGGTATTACGATGTCGTTGGAAGAAGAAAAGGCAGCAAATAAGGAAATTTCTGGAGAAATGATAATAGCTTTGAAAACGGGATTGATGGGCCCTGTAGCAGGAATTGGAGACACATTGATTTGGGGTACACTTAAACCTATATGTCTTGCACTTGCTACAACGATGGCTTTAAGCAACAATCTAATTGGTGCATTCTTCGTATTGTTATTTCCTTTGGCTGGATATTTCATTGGCTACTATATGTGCCGTCTGGGATATTCACTTGGCCGTAACGCTATCAGTAAGCTTATACAAAGTGGACTAATGAATCGAATAATTGATGCCTGCAGTATCCTAGGGCTAATGATGATGGGAGCGTTGTCTGCAAGTTTTGTATCACTAACAACAACGGCAGGTTTTAAATTGGAAAATAGTGATCCGATTTTACTTCAGAATATATTAGATGGCATTATGCCAGGGTTATTGCCTTTTGCTGTGATTACAGGTATTTATTTCTACATGAAGAAAAAAGGAACAAAGTATGGCGGTATCCTAATTGGTATTATTATTGCTTCACTTATACTGTCATTCTTTGATATTGTTTAA
- a CDS encoding PTS sugar transporter subunit IIC: MDTSLLLIAAFCGIWQFVSTTDFGYTLSDTLGQPVLVGALLGLLTGQVEQGLMIGGSLELMYLGIIYPGGTVPACASSAALVAIPIALRTGLDAHAATVLAVPFGILGSILWNVKYSINSTFTIRAQKSVENGNYAAVTRNASVYPLILTFFLTAIPIFLANILAPTLVEGVINSIPTWAMHGIEVAGGVLPAIGFAMAVYTIGKMEFLPFFVIGYFLVIYFEVATMGVAIFGTCIALLYLFLKNKKEREV; this comes from the coding sequence ATGGATACTAGTTTATTGCTAATTGCAGCATTTTGTGGGATTTGGCAGTTTGTATCAACGACAGATTTTGGTTATACCCTGAGTGATACTCTGGGACAGCCTGTTCTTGTAGGTGCGCTTCTTGGACTTTTAACTGGACAGGTGGAGCAAGGTTTAATGATTGGGGGATCTTTAGAGTTAATGTATTTAGGAATCATTTATCCAGGAGGTACTGTTCCAGCGTGTGCTTCTAGCGCAGCATTGGTAGCTATTCCGATTGCACTCCGTACAGGGCTTGATGCACACGCAGCAACTGTTTTAGCAGTCCCTTTCGGAATACTGGGTTCTATACTATGGAACGTTAAATATTCAATCAACTCAACGTTTACTATTCGCGCACAAAAAAGCGTAGAAAACGGAAATTATGCAGCAGTTACACGTAATGCTTCTGTATACCCACTTATACTCACGTTCTTTCTAACTGCTATACCGATTTTTCTCGCTAATATACTGGCACCTACGCTCGTTGAAGGGGTAATCAATTCAATTCCAACATGGGCTATGCACGGTATTGAAGTAGCAGGCGGCGTATTACCCGCAATTGGTTTTGCAATGGCGGTGTATACAATTGGAAAAATGGAATTTCTACCATTCTTTGTAATTGGATATTTCTTAGTTATATACTTTGAAGTAGCTACAATGGGAGTTGCAATTTTCGGAACATGTATTGCTTTATTATATTTGTTCCTTAAAAATAAAAAAGAAAGGGAGGTGTAA
- a CDS encoding PTS sugar transporter subunit IIB encodes MADINLVRIDFRLIHGQVVTKWVKQANANRIIIVNDMLAKDEFLASVYKMAAPSNVKVDIFTVDDAMAKWTTDQFGEGKVLLLFKNVSDIRNLQRLGFPLPEVQIGGLGGGSGRINTSSGISFDAKDVQLLKEMIAEGSDIHIQVVPTQQKYEIEKVIEKLEFNE; translated from the coding sequence ATGGCTGATATAAATTTAGTGCGTATCGATTTTCGTCTGATACATGGTCAGGTAGTTACCAAATGGGTGAAACAGGCAAATGCAAATCGAATTATAATCGTTAATGATATGCTGGCTAAGGATGAGTTTTTAGCTAGTGTTTATAAAATGGCTGCTCCATCTAATGTTAAGGTAGATATTTTTACAGTAGATGATGCAATGGCTAAGTGGACAACAGATCAGTTCGGAGAAGGTAAAGTTTTGCTCTTATTTAAAAACGTTAGTGATATACGAAATCTTCAGAGGCTAGGCTTCCCTCTTCCTGAGGTACAAATTGGAGGGCTTGGTGGAGGTTCTGGTAGAATCAATACTTCCAGTGGAATCTCGTTTGATGCAAAGGATGTACAACTTTTGAAGGAAATGATAGCGGAAGGAAGTGATATTCACATACAGGTTGTACCAACACAGCAGAAATATGAAATAGAGAAAGTGATTGAAAAATTAGAGTTCAATGAATAG
- a CDS encoding PTS sugar transporter subunit IIA yields MEDNVWVFVCTHGRFGEELMKSAEMIAGEAENVFAFSLMPGMQPEEYRAMLEKQLEKLGDGKVLCLVDLFGGTPCTTCAILSKTYDMQVISGLNLAMYIEVTSQRNLRPRQELVEVGLEILRDSGKDVIKLLNERK; encoded by the coding sequence ATGGAGGATAATGTATGGGTCTTCGTCTGTACACATGGCAGATTCGGTGAAGAGCTGATGAAATCCGCTGAGATGATTGCCGGTGAGGCAGAGAATGTATTTGCGTTTTCTCTGATGCCGGGAATGCAACCGGAGGAATACAGAGCAATGCTGGAGAAGCAGCTGGAGAAGCTGGGTGATGGTAAGGTTCTGTGCCTGGTGGATCTGTTTGGCGGAACACCGTGTACGACATGTGCGATTCTGTCGAAAACATATGACATGCAGGTGATTTCCGGATTGAATCTGGCGATGTATATCGAGGTGACCTCACAAAGAAATCTTCGCCCTAGACAGGAGTTAGTTGAAGTAGGACTGGAAATACTGAGAGATAGTGGAAAAGATGTTATAAAATTGCTTAATGAGCGTAAATAA